From the genome of Solanum dulcamara chromosome 12, daSolDulc1.2, whole genome shotgun sequence:
atcaaaaacaataaattcaagtttagagatattagacattttaaataaataaaattcttattttttttttacctttttaaaatagctcaaaatGATGGAGGCTCGTGctaataacgtgttataaaacaaactaacttAACAAATTAAGATTAAAGAAAGACATAAAAAGAAATagtaagagaaagaaagagagtcgAGAGAATTGATTATCAGTATGTAATGTACATACTGCAAaaaggctatttatagccaagtACAGTACGAGaaaaataagggagaataaGCAGTGGGTTCCATTTTCAAATGGAGCATCCATTACTTTGCTTTCTTTTATAGTAATAAATGTATATGGTGCAGTGATATAGTAATGCATTTTATATTGTATAGAATTAAATATCATTTCCAAGTCCTTATAatatagaaaattataattttcttgtATAGAGTGACATAGTAATGCATTGAATCTTCTTTCCATAAGATAGAGCCATCTGCAACTGATCCTGTGTGGGGTGGATCGTGTGTGTTGATTACGAGATCTgttaaattcaataattttgattcaaaattaaaattttgcagTAAGAAAttcattgaatatatataaattactaatttagagtccagtaatttaaaataattagaatttcaaaatcataaactttaaattctgACTCCACTTCTGCCTATGTATAACTATTGCAACAACACCACTCAAGCACCCATTGTGGAAAAATATTGATCATCTTTTTTGTCAAGGAGAACATGCTAAAGATACTTTGCTAAAGCAACAACCTTGCCGTTTGGACTCAAATCCTCCTTCAGATCcttataagtttttttatttttttggctagGATTAGCTTAGAAGTTTCTTGTCAATGATCATGTACAAAGTTTGGTATGTCAAACTTAAAAATGTAACTTTTTGCATATGCAATGATCAATAGAGACAAAGTGTACCATAAGAAAAAGTTTGATTTCAATATTTCAAGTTACGACTAATTTTAAATTCTTCAACAAAATTTTTCTTATAATcactaacaaaaaaatattatgtatcttTAAAGTTACAATTAATATTTAGAAAAGTTCATTATTTCTTTATATAATCATGAGTCTGTCTAATATTTTAAGgctttaaattaaattatttgaattttaatttctaTCAATAAGATTTTTAACAACAAAAATCAATGTACTCTATTGCAACAAATGAGAAAGATTTTattaacttgaaaaaatatatttcaagttATATAATAGAAAATATGAGCCATACTTTTTGCATACaaacttataaaatataaatacacaCTAATGACTAGTTATATAATAATAGCAAAGTCTTGGAACCTAAAACAAATGATTTAGTGACCTTACCCTTGCGTCACCCATAATTGTATTCTACCATTTCTTCGTCCCccgaataaaaatataaataagtgagatatttaaagaagaaataaaaaagatagtttTGATAAAAATGTGCTCTTATAATTAGAGATATTGAATAACTTATATCTATGAAATGAGTTCACatgattaaaatatatataaagaggagatgaaaagaagagaaataaaAGTATCATATACCACAAAACATGCCTTATTTCTAGTACTCCAAATCTAGacaaatatgaaatttgatttattaatATTTGTAAAATATTAGCAATATCAATTAATTAGTCGGCCAAAAATGAtactttttcaattttctttacGTAAAATTGTTCAATTTTTAACATTTTAAATATTAGAGATTAATATAATCATAGTATTTTTTTAGTTGAATGTTATTAAAGACATCTTTTATATAGTCAACCCATTTTTAAGAGTATCGGATCTAAAATTGAACCGTGTTTAGGATGAGTGAAGTCTTAAGTAAATCTAAATATTGATTTAGTTTTTTTCCCTAAAAATTTAAAGCtatgaaatcattaaataagCACTCAAAACTATAATTTCGGCTAAAAGGGCAATGAAAGTTAACTACACAAAGTTGGATGACTTTAATGACCGTAACATTATATTCCAAATCCGTGGTATAAAAAGTGTAATAAACTTTGTTGTAATTATTTAAGtttagattttaaatttaactATAATCGTATAACATTTTTCTCGATCttgtcttcttttctttttttccttcacaTAATTTCACGAAAATGATGTACAACAAATCACGTCatctcatttaaaaaaaaaagaaattcaaaaattgCTTGATATTAAATGGGATAAAATTATACACatgaataatataaattattagtgttatttaatttatatgaaaatgaaaatataattatctTGTAAATAATTTCATTATGAACGGGTACTTGGATTTCGTGCAGAAAGAAAAGGGGAGGAAAATAATTGAGTAATTGTTATGagatgtattattttttttaattgttttgaGATGTATTAGCacattttataatttactttccGTATCATGTAATACGAATTCTGAAATTTCATTAAGAACATTcgaaatttaaatatatatatatatatatatatatatatatatatatataaattaatatttcattTATATATGTAAGCAAAAAGGATGTGTAAGACTTTTCAGCCCTTTCTATACTTACCGAAATTTTTGCAAATATGGGATTGAATGTCATAACTTGTTACTAGCATTTTTACTTTTTGTTAGTATTAGTTAGAAAATTTGTTATAGTATTAGTTGGAAAATTTGTTACCTACTTTTACTCATCTCTCTGGTACATTTTGATACAAACGTATTCAACTGAGAATTCTTTGCCTGTTGTAGCTCATAGATCTAAGATTTTTCTCTATCTAAATCTTGTTTTTCTACATATAcacatattattaaaaaattctttattttagaAATCACTACTACACTCTCAACAAAGAAGAAGTAACTCGtcatattattattcttattatacCAATCACGTTTCCACAATGACAATAACTAATTTGAATGCACCATCGCCAGAGGAGATCGTCATCCCTCCGGCCCCGGCATCTGAACTGGTACCGGAACCAGCTCCGGCACCGGTTGAACAGAAGGACAATTCGTCTAACCAATGTTGTGTCAAGATAATCAATTGTAAAGAAGCGAAAAGTCAAGTATTGTTCTCCGTTCCGATGATCATTGTGAACGGTTGTTTCTACTTCATCAGCCTTGTCTCCGTCATGTTCGCCGGACACCTCGGGAAACTCGAGCTCGCCGCATCGAATCTTGCTAATTCATGGGCTATGGTTACTGGTTTCTCTTTCATGGTATGTAAAACATTCATCTTTCTCCTTAACAGATATAATGACTTTAAGTTGTATGAATTGACGTTATATTTCAAATTTACGTGAACGTATAACTTTTGCCCGGACTTTGGGGTGCACTGACAATAAGTTTATACTTTAATAATTAGTATTGTAGTATtataacaaattaaattaaGCTGACAatgttaaaaaggtaaataCTTACCAATATGCACCGGATGTTTATATCTAACTAAACAATGAATCTTGAAAATCAACAAATCTAAGTGAAAATGCATATTGCTTAACTATGGTAAGTATTAAAAAATGTACTATGCCTGCAATACATATAACTTACATTTATTAGTTTGGTATAAACACCGGGTGCTCATATATATCACTAGCTACTAGtaatatataacttaaatctaTGAGATAATTTCGGAGACCTCTTTTTGGGTTTCGTTTCGTAACACTTACCTTTTTGGAGAAACTTCATGACATGTTTGAATCCTTAAGTTtcaaaagtgtttttttttctttttataattatgGTGCTAGCTAGCGAATACCTCGACTAAATCTTTTTAGAAATTGATTTATAGGTTGGCCTAAGTGGTGCACTTTGACACATTATGTAACCATCTCGTCTAGAAATTTAAGCTTGTCAGAAAGAACATTACAcgtttatttacttaattatatttgCAGCAGAAGTGAATTGTGAACTTGTCGATTAACAATCTATAGGTTGGCCGAAGTGGTGCACTTGAGACATTATGCTTAATTGTGTAACCATCTCGTCTAAAAATTTAAGCTGTCCGAAAGAACACTACACATTTGATCATCTATAGGTTGGCCTAAATGGTGCAGTTGAGATATTATGTTTAGTTGTGTGACCATCTTGTGTAAAAATTTAAGTTGTCAGAAAGAACACTACACATTTGATCATCTATAAGTTGGCCTAAGTGATGCACTTGAGACATTATGTTTAATTGTGTGATCGTCTCGTCTAAACATTTATGCTGTCAGAAAGAGTATTATACTTTTATTTAGTTAATTATATCTTTAACGGAAGTGAACTCTGAACTCGTCAATTGATCATCTATATGTAGGTCGGGCTAAGTGGTGCACTCGAGACATTATGTGGCCAAGGATATGGCGCGAAAATGTTCAGGATGCTAGGGATACATCTTCAAACATCAAGCATCATATCATGCTTCTTTTCTGTAGTTGTTTCTGTTATCTGGTGGTATTCGGATCGAATTCTGATTTTACTTCATCAAGAACCTGCTATAGCAAAAGAAGCAGGGGTGTTCTTGAAGTTCCTCATACCTGGATTGTTTGCATATGCTTTATTGCAAAACATTGTGAGATTTCTTCAAGCACAATCAATCATCTTGCCTCTGGCTTGCTTCGCGGTTGCATCTCTAGTTGTCCACATTGGCATTGCATATGCTCTGGTTCATTGGACAAATCTTGGTTTCAAAGGAGCACCATTAGCAGTTTCGATTTCATTCTGGATCACATTCGTTACGTTGAGTCTATACGTGCTTTTCTCCAAGAGATTTAGTCATATAAGGCCCGAAGGTCTCTCATCCGAGCCACTTCAACATCTTCTTTCAAACTTGAAGTTAGCTTTGCCCTCTGCAGGCATGGTGTGGTAAGAATATTTAGCATCGTATTTGTTAATGTTTGTTAATATAGTCAAACCTCTCTATTTGTTAATGTTTGTCTGAATATTTTTTGGTTGTTATATAAAACGTATAATATAACGTGAC
Proteins encoded in this window:
- the LOC129877314 gene encoding protein DETOXIFICATION 18-like; amino-acid sequence: MTITNLNAPSPEEIVIPPAPASELVPEPAPAPVEQKDNSSNQCCVKIINCKEAKSQVLFSVPMIIVNGCFYFISLVSVMFAGHLGKLELAASNLANSWAMVTGFSFMVGLSGALETLCGQGYGAKMFRMLGIHLQTSSIISCFFSVVVSVIWWYSDRILILLHQEPAIAKEAGVFLKFLIPGLFAYALLQNIVRFLQAQSIILPLACFAVASLVVHIGIAYALVHWTNLGFKGAPLAVSISFWITFVTLSLYVLFSKRFSHIRPEGLSSEPLQHLLSNLKLALPSAGMVCLEYWAFEILVLLAGLMPNAETTTSVVAMCVNTETIAYMISYGLSAAASTRVSNEIGAGNIGKAKQAMAVTLKLAILAALIVDLALGFGHNAWAGLFSDEEEIIRKFASMTPLLLVSFLFDFIQGILSGVARGCGWQRFAMCINLASFYFVGMTIGAVLAFKFNKSYKGLWIGLICGLACQSTGLLLLTLFIKWGKADPVSKNSNKETELQA